One genomic window of Augochlora pura isolate Apur16 chromosome 5, APUR_v2.2.1, whole genome shotgun sequence includes the following:
- the LOC144469839 gene encoding protein dpy-30 homolog, with protein MASGGENTTEERTEPAMPAQPFHNALSEAAQRLIAMNKDSDLSGVTPKKSRVEVQSLPTRQYLDQTVVPILLQALSSLAKERPADPINFLAGYLLKNKSQYDNGESPPTSQ; from the exons ATGGCGTCCGGCGGTG AGAACACGACAGAGGAGAGAACCGAGCCAGCGATGCCCGCACAACCCTTCCACAATGCCCTGAGCGAAGCAGCGCAA AGGCTAATAGCAATGAATAAAGATTCCGATTTGTCTGGTGTAACGCCGAAGAAGTCACGCGTCGAAGTGCAATCCTTGCCAACAAGGCAATACTTAGACCAAACTGTAGTGCCGATCCTGCTGCAGGCGTTGTCTAGTCTAGCCAAGGAGAGACCAGCCGATCCCATAAACTTTCTAGCCGGTTATCTGCTAAAAAATAAGAGCCAATACGACAACGGTGAATCACCGCCAACTAGTCAATGA